In Paenibacillus sp. FSL R7-0345, a single window of DNA contains:
- a CDS encoding carbohydrate ABC transporter permease: MKSAERGILSEHDLKKTGNKVVYGIMVLCIAVMVFTMMYPILMTMFNGLKSNVEVNSFPPHFFPQEWHFGNLKDAVNYIDLLKFLKNTLYIFAGNMVMTLVVLGMASFSISRMNVPYRKAFYFFFLMTLFIPATSYMIPNFVNLKELGLLNQYAAFWLPAGANTFYFLLLKNFFDGIHPEIFEAARIDGASEPRSFFAIAVPLSVPIFATLAIFIFSTAWNDWFWPSLVMHSEEKYTLATAIYKYVISVKALNTNIKFAILFLVSLPPILVFLIFQKFIMRGVALSAVKG, encoded by the coding sequence ATGAAGAGCGCAGAGAGAGGCATTCTGTCCGAGCACGATCTGAAAAAGACAGGCAATAAGGTTGTCTACGGTATTATGGTGCTGTGCATTGCCGTAATGGTGTTCACGATGATGTATCCGATCCTGATGACAATGTTCAACGGGCTGAAATCAAATGTCGAGGTTAACTCGTTTCCGCCGCATTTTTTTCCGCAGGAGTGGCATTTCGGCAATTTAAAGGATGCGGTGAATTATATTGATCTGCTGAAATTCCTCAAGAACACACTTTATATTTTTGCCGGAAATATGGTTATGACGCTGGTTGTGCTCGGGATGGCCTCGTTCAGCATTTCGCGGATGAACGTGCCGTACCGCAAAGCGTTCTACTTCTTTTTCCTGATGACGCTGTTCATTCCGGCGACGAGCTATATGATTCCAAACTTTGTAAATCTGAAGGAGCTGGGCCTGCTGAACCAGTATGCGGCTTTCTGGCTGCCGGCGGGAGCGAACACGTTTTATTTTCTGCTGCTGAAAAATTTCTTCGACGGGATCCACCCGGAGATCTTTGAAGCGGCGCGGATCGACGGGGCCTCGGAGCCGAGAAGCTTTTTCGCGATTGCTGTTCCGCTGTCGGTGCCGATTTTTGCCACGCTGGCGATCTTTATTTTCTCCACTGCATGGAACGACTGGTTCTGGCCGTCACTGGTCATGCATTCCGAGGAAAAATATACGCTGGCGACTGCGATCTACAAATATGTAATCAGCGTGAAGGCGCTTAATACGAATATCAAATTTGCCATTCTTTTTCTCGTGTCGCTGCCGCCGATTCTTGTGTTCCTGATATTCCAGAAGTTTATTATGCGCGGTGTAGCTTTGTCTGCAGTAAAAGGCTAG
- a CDS encoding sugar ABC transporter permease: protein MNQTAALHDELPAKLESRPYKQNRWKKNFWGYMFLVPAIVIFIMFMWVPIFKGFLYSFYTVDFVKGNSFVGFENYARALSDPDVLIAIKNTLYYMLLCLVVGFWVPIAFAIAISELRKFGGFVRVAAYLPYVMPAVVLYGLWRWLYDPVGPVNALLGTMGADQIPFLTDSRWSMLSLVFMETWQQFGSGMLIYLAAVLSIPRDWYEAAEIDGAGVWARIRHITLPSLRNLIILMLILQIIATSQGYQSQLALLDGGPNKTTLTYALLIVKYAFTRLDYGTATALGMLMFIVLGGLGILQFRLNKEDN, encoded by the coding sequence ATGAATCAGACCGCTGCACTTCACGACGAGCTGCCGGCAAAGCTTGAGAGCAGGCCGTATAAGCAGAACCGCTGGAAGAAAAATTTTTGGGGCTATATGTTCCTCGTCCCCGCGATTGTTATTTTCATCATGTTTATGTGGGTGCCTATTTTTAAAGGCTTTTTGTACAGCTTCTACACGGTGGATTTTGTTAAAGGAAACAGCTTTGTCGGCTTTGAAAATTATGCTAGAGCCCTTAGCGACCCCGATGTGCTGATCGCCATCAAGAACACACTATACTACATGCTGCTCTGTCTGGTTGTCGGCTTCTGGGTACCGATTGCCTTCGCCATTGCGATCTCTGAGCTGCGGAAGTTCGGCGGCTTCGTCCGGGTGGCGGCTTATCTGCCTTATGTCATGCCGGCGGTGGTCCTTTACGGGCTGTGGCGGTGGCTGTATGATCCTGTCGGTCCTGTTAATGCGCTGCTTGGTACTATGGGGGCAGATCAGATCCCTTTCCTGACGGACAGCAGGTGGTCGATGCTCTCACTTGTCTTTATGGAGACGTGGCAGCAGTTCGGCTCGGGGATGCTGATCTACCTGGCGGCTGTGCTCAGCATCCCGCGTGACTGGTATGAAGCGGCGGAGATTGACGGAGCCGGGGTGTGGGCGCGGATCCGCCACATTACGCTGCCGTCGCTGCGCAACCTGATCATCCTGATGCTGATTTTGCAGATCATCGCGACCTCGCAGGGGTATCAGTCCCAGCTGGCGCTGCTGGACGGCGGGCCGAACAAGACAACGCTAACCTATGCGCTGCTGATTGTAAAGTATGCTTTTACCAGACTGGATTACGGCACGGCCACGGCGCTGGGCATGCTGATGTTTATCGTCCTTGGCGGTTTGGGCATTTTACAGTTCAGGCTGAATAAGGAGGATAACTAG
- a CDS encoding response regulator, with product MFNILVVDDEPLICKGLSSLLASSGLDIGNIYTAGSGFEALDCIRMEEVDLIVTDIQMGAMSGIELMQHAKLAKPWVQAIVISAHETFQYAQMAVRLGAKDYLIKPLNSEQFLDSVRNVLLKMDRPSPELAGFMAGPGDSFRLEEPLPAYSEVLNRLLADSAAVMGGEELMRKLDELKLQGPYFAVLKIKLPLPGTDSSADYSPRDRGLLRYGALNIAKELLNQGWDSTAFYSPEEEITVIIQWDEKSYEESGGGQVSRLDVLGRSLYFNIHKYLHLNAVIGISQILRGLPFMAVLNRQASRAILWNREHNDHYVFYYGDFNWTSYTGDGEPSAEELHTRSNLIVQKAKEYINENYAQKGLTIHEVAKKNHVSPNYLSYLFKKNTGHNLWEYVIKLRMEESRELILHTDLRRYEIAERVGYESPEHFSKIFKKYYGISPSELKK from the coding sequence ATGTTCAATATTCTGGTTGTGGACGATGAACCGCTTATCTGTAAAGGCCTCAGCAGTCTGCTTGCTTCCTCCGGACTGGATATCGGCAATATTTATACGGCGGGCAGCGGCTTCGAGGCGCTCGACTGTATCCGGATGGAGGAGGTTGATCTGATTGTCACCGACATCCAGATGGGGGCGATGAGCGGGATCGAGCTGATGCAGCATGCCAAGCTGGCGAAGCCGTGGGTGCAGGCAATTGTCATTTCGGCCCACGAAACGTTCCAGTATGCGCAAATGGCCGTCAGGCTGGGCGCAAAGGATTACCTGATCAAGCCGCTGAACAGCGAGCAGTTTCTGGATTCGGTACGGAATGTGCTGCTCAAAATGGACCGCCCTTCGCCCGAGCTCGCCGGTTTCATGGCCGGACCCGGTGATAGCTTCCGGCTCGAGGAGCCTCTGCCTGCCTACAGCGAGGTGCTGAACAGGCTGCTTGCCGATTCTGCTGCCGTGATGGGCGGCGAAGAGCTTATGCGCAAGCTGGATGAGCTGAAGCTGCAGGGCCCTTATTTTGCCGTGCTCAAGATTAAGCTGCCGCTTCCGGGCACTGACAGCAGTGCCGATTACAGCCCGCGTGACCGCGGGCTGCTGCGCTACGGCGCGCTTAACATTGCGAAAGAGCTGCTGAACCAGGGATGGGACTCGACGGCCTTTTACTCGCCGGAGGAGGAAATCACTGTAATCATCCAGTGGGACGAAAAAAGCTACGAGGAGTCCGGGGGCGGTCAGGTCAGCAGGCTGGATGTGCTGGGCCGCAGCCTTTATTTTAACATCCACAAATATCTGCACCTGAATGCGGTCATCGGGATCAGCCAGATTCTCAGAGGATTGCCGTTTATGGCGGTGCTGAACCGCCAGGCGTCCCGGGCCATCCTCTGGAACAGGGAGCACAATGACCATTATGTGTTCTATTACGGGGACTTTAACTGGACCAGCTATACCGGTGACGGTGAGCCTTCCGCCGAGGAGCTGCACACCCGCAGCAATCTGATTGTCCAGAAGGCGAAGGAGTATATCAATGAAAATTACGCCCAGAAGGGTCTAACGATACATGAGGTAGCCAAAAAAAATCATGTCAGCCCCAACTATCTGAGCTATCTGTTCAAAAAAAATACAGGCCATAACCTGTGGGAATATGTAATTAAGCTGCGGATGGAGGAGAGCCGGGAGCTGATTTTGCATACCGATCTGCGCCGCTACGAAATTGCTGAACGGGTCGGGTATGAGTCGCCGGAGCATTTCAGCAAGATTTTCAAAAAATATTACGGCATCAGCCCGAGCGAGCTGAAGAAGTAA
- a CDS encoding histidine kinase → MLTPILILNSYGNYKAEQVLKRHVTNAYVELNKQNFAIINRDIDTVNKITSTVIQNPFLQQLNMSGLDPIMERVERYETIEKLLGSYSQGVERGDAIYYSLYVYDPNNYYFFAPNFPQVKKAGVYFFTKEEEPFWFRQAVEQKGRGNLMFMDRLSPQAEDQKTLTYVRAVNNIYLGAGTIGVLVVTKMEAKIGESLKSISLPDGEIYLTDMNNRVLASSTNSIGDIIGLPEGAETGDPEGTVDVITDDFIYVVNNNHMLGQKLVYKIPVKALLQQQNEMKRVIQYITVAYALFGLIIITYFWRSLMTPLQKLAFFVRKYEPGNRVPETPKRGSNDEVSVLISSTYDMARRLNGLIMYKYQMELKQKESQLQLLYQQINPHLLYNTLESIYWKSSLEGNVESAEMIKELSKLMKISLSRGRELITLEEELEHASAYIKLQQHRYDYVFSVTWNIAAETKSNLIPKITLQPLIENAIIHGVKNMEEDGAIIITAAAMEDRVLITIEDNGYKQADYEAITRILYDESPNPASGYGIRNINQRVQLHFGPDYGITYRPRAGGGTVAAVLLPKTEVQE, encoded by the coding sequence ATGCTTACCCCAATTCTGATTCTTAACAGTTACGGCAATTACAAGGCCGAGCAGGTTCTGAAGCGTCATGTGACCAATGCTTATGTAGAGCTGAACAAGCAGAATTTCGCTATCATCAACAGGGACATCGATACCGTTAACAAAATAACGTCGACGGTGATCCAGAATCCGTTTCTGCAGCAGCTGAACATGAGCGGGCTTGATCCCATCATGGAGCGGGTGGAGCGCTATGAAACGATAGAAAAGCTGCTGGGCAGCTACTCGCAGGGGGTAGAGCGCGGAGATGCCATTTATTACTCTCTGTATGTATACGATCCGAACAATTATTATTTTTTCGCCCCCAATTTTCCGCAGGTGAAGAAGGCGGGGGTTTATTTTTTTACGAAGGAAGAGGAGCCGTTCTGGTTCAGGCAGGCAGTGGAGCAAAAGGGCCGGGGCAACCTGATGTTCATGGACCGGCTCAGCCCGCAGGCTGAGGACCAGAAGACGCTCACGTATGTGCGGGCGGTCAATAACATTTACCTTGGTGCCGGAACAATAGGCGTGCTCGTAGTGACGAAGATGGAGGCCAAGATCGGGGAATCTCTAAAGTCGATTTCGTTGCCGGACGGGGAAATTTACCTGACAGATATGAACAACCGGGTGCTGGCATCAAGCACGAATTCCATAGGCGACATTATCGGGCTGCCGGAGGGGGCCGAGACTGGCGATCCGGAAGGAACGGTGGACGTGATTACCGACGACTTCATTTATGTGGTGAACAACAACCATATGCTCGGGCAGAAGCTGGTCTATAAGATCCCGGTAAAAGCGCTGCTTCAGCAGCAGAACGAGATGAAAAGAGTCATTCAGTACATAACCGTGGCCTACGCCTTATTCGGTCTGATTATTATCACCTATTTCTGGCGTTCGCTGATGACACCGCTGCAGAAGCTGGCTTTTTTTGTGCGTAAGTATGAGCCGGGCAACCGGGTGCCGGAAACACCGAAACGCGGCAGCAATGACGAAGTCAGCGTGCTGATCTCCTCAACCTATGATATGGCGCGCAGGCTGAACGGCCTGATCATGTACAAATACCAGATGGAGCTGAAACAGAAGGAGTCCCAGCTGCAGCTGCTGTATCAGCAGATTAATCCGCATCTTTTGTATAACACTCTGGAAAGTATTTATTGGAAAAGCTCGCTGGAAGGCAACGTGGAATCCGCGGAAATGATCAAGGAGCTATCCAAGCTGATGAAAATCAGCCTCAGCCGCGGCCGGGAGCTGATTACGCTGGAGGAGGAGCTGGAGCACGCCAGCGCCTATATCAAGCTGCAGCAGCACCGCTACGATTACGTGTTCTCAGTGACCTGGAACATTGCAGCGGAAACCAAAAGCAATCTGATTCCCAAAATCACCCTTCAGCCCCTGATCGAAAACGCCATTATCCACGGGGTCAAAAATATGGAGGAAGACGGGGCAATTATCATCACTGCAGCCGCTATGGAGGACAGAGTGCTGATTACAATAGAAGACAATGGCTATAAGCAGGCTGACTACGAGGCGATCACCCGGATTCTTTATGATGAGAGCCCGAATCCGGCCAGCGGCTACGGCATCCGCAATATTAACCAGCGTGTGCAGCTGCATTTTGGCCCGGATTACGGTATCACCTACAGACCGCGTGCCGGAGGAGGAACGGTTGCCGCCGTTCTGCTGCCCAAAACAGAAGTTCAAGAATAG